One window of Syngnathus acus chromosome 16, fSynAcu1.2, whole genome shotgun sequence genomic DNA carries:
- the mdc1 gene encoding mediator of DNA damage checkpoint protein 1 yields MDATQAVNDSFESDEEENKEKADNGRQPLAKLRILKNDHLPEREFPLFMGDNVLGRDGSACTLPLPAPSVSKRHASIRITIHQRPGSRSGVNVEAVVRDLGSMNGTRIGRVKLIPNISYPLSEGNSLVVADMPCQYLGIGEVRQDVGGCPVSLQGESVEKRESCEESASWASRASAKVSPPSQVKKKPTQKSYLFLETPVQLRGTLVPESESDSDGERPGNREARRKLQGSDSMATCSTFLSPTNQIVPESPHCEDGTPITLSSSPKDKPHIRVAFSKAEPGADAVGQRKKDTLASEYHSDGEGQAGVVETGQTPGREQLKSKAGFTEDDLAQVSTSAILKLNMDTEVEDAGQVDAACFHMDSDTDVDEDDTGAAGAPPTRPEGSGACPHVSPLDKKDHAAPLLDSDTDVDEKADDRDTGPSGPDAMGPACQSDDEPALALNAQSNVTDSAARLNNGHAARAAPQSSAVPSAPSSDVTRSESDADKSSASPADWDTDTDAEEEKNAQSLSGIKASALRSPHLQNCSTPVHLSEGQVEEMETQAFLKPSLEPFERGFYGTVRSAAVPLCFDSQEEEEDFAVAKTQSFVLRPRRPTPSRDVDALSGEDTNELPSGGASFQLDLSDGGYQQSAPQARACVSDTQANSSSADGIAWSMEPTQAYEAPQVNVALQETQAYASEPDSEYEEEPKEDAETQTFDSFSLALAETQLAAAFQEEDLSTTNTPFAPINPNRTAKTTNVSQCHYVAVTIAGSQPRCTREAVQSVPVVGKTNSKQPQLEEATQAFTATVMVEKQARAASQTEDEPILDEAIWSGRRLAADCQPLGIAATQPMATSASDDEDASPLLGAGKVQESDGTNWQHSKVQLDSLCVTTQPLTQNEHLDSDDEDFTPAFHGSKLQLDQVRQAYIISYTLAANHPFTSVALTQPTASRVTDIEDSIEEEPQPNANRSVGTPPASVAATQLMAASEHEEECSIRVLRDPDPGKNRAEGQEGGNKLSSGTSMQVEEKQTRPNLEEDKSGRGQDKKETQMLMNSKVPSAGTQPVYTCEDEQADGMILSPGIVRIREKDEPREKRQTRSYKAKGRLADSRPAASELEEGATGQHSELREVQDRKQERQQGRNAQRERKERKETNRSKTVEDQERHEEHKPDQAPQPNLEAKAEPTARARRATRRTIPVLPPEDVPAKRTRLRSNSVSSEVSASSGRGNRGQMPKTSNGTEQDGHGTSPLGAFTRSSSSNSLVPDMSCDSLGSLSGTGGGQRGSRRRTKPRPSTVPPVFRQNPAPRPSQRGKKANVFLAALCDEKDEKPKSKQATATTKRRRANEPLSREGNNSAGESPLPKRNIRGKVHKTVKSKAFEALETPLGSDQVEAKDQAGGAKRVLKAEVQDENPVSVQAKRRAKASSAQRDSKAKESPPDAACQDGNVSSSGGGVQPRTPIGSKRQTPDARMKSFPVTARCRPPEASRTYKVLFTGVVDLTGEKMLGRLGGFLANGTADMNCLVTDKVRRTVKFMCAAARGIPIVNICWLDESAKAGSFLPPDAFIVSDPEQEKKFNFRLRESLRLAGSQPLLQGYKIHVTKSVQPEPAQMSEIISCSGATFLPRMPSSHKPHTVVISCTEDWPLCRAAVLASLPIVSAEFVLSGILQHKLDFDAHKLSDPPPRPNDGRRRSSRLT; encoded by the exons ATGGACGCCACTCAAGCCGTTAACGACTCCTTCGAGTCAGACGAAGAGGAAAATAAAGAGAAGGCAGACAATGGGCGGCAACCTTTAGCCAAGCTTCGCATCTTAAAGAATGACCACCTTCCTGAAAGAG AATTTCCCCTGTTCATGGGGGATAACGTGCTTGGTCGGGATGGTTCCGCCTGCACGCTGCCCCTGCCGGCGCCCTCCGTGTCCAAACGGCACGCCTCCATCCGCATCACCATCCATCAGAGACCAGGATCCCGCAGCGGAGTGAATGTCGAGGCCGTGGTCCGGGACTTGGGCAGCATGAACGGGACCCGCATCGGTCGCGTCAAGTTGATCCCCAACATATCCTACCCCCTCAGCGAGGGCAACTCTCTGGTCGTGGCTGACATGCCATGTCAGTACCTCGGCATCGGCGAGGTACGCCAAGACGTTGGGGGCTGCCCTGTCAGTTTACAGGGGGAGTCGgtggaaaagagagaaagctGCGAGGAGAGTGCCAGCTGGGCGTCCCGGGCTTCGGCTAAGGTTTCACCACCGAGTCAAGTGAAGAAGAAACCTACACAGAAAAGCTATTTGTTCCTTGAGACTCCAGTCCAGCTGCGAGGAACTCTGGTCCCAGAGTCAGAGTCGGACTCTGATGGCGAGAGGCCGGGAAACAGAGAGGCCAGGCGCAAGCTTCAAG GTTCTGATTCTATGGCCACCTGCTCAACCTTCTTAAGTCCCACAAACCAAATAGTCCCTGAAAG TCCCCACTGTGAAGATGGAACACCCATCACGTTGTCATCATCTCCCAAAGACAAGCCTCACATACGTGTTGCTTTCAGCAAAGCCGAGCCAGGCGCAGATGCCGTGGGACAGCGGAAAAAGGACACGCTTGCCTCTGAATACCACAGTGACGGGGAGGGGCAAGCGGGCGTGGTGGAAACTGGCCAGACACCAGGAAGGGAACAGCTGAAAAGCAAGGCCGGCTTCACAGAGGACGACTTGGCGCAAGTGTCCACAAGCGCCATCCTTAAATTGAACATGGACACGGAGGTGGAGGACGCTGGCCAGGTGGACGCTGCATGCTTTCACATGGACAGTGACACAGATGTGGATGAAGATGACACAGGCGCCGCAGGTGCACCTCCCACACGGCCCGAGGGAAGTGGCGCTTGCCCTCACGTGTCACCCCTGGATAAAAAAGACCATGCGGCGCCTCTGCTCGACAGTGACACAGATGTCGACGAGAAGGCTGACGACAGGGATACGGGACCTTCTGGGCCGGATGCGATGGGGCCCGCTTGCCAATCAGATGACGAGCCGGCCCTCGCTCTTAACGCGCAATCAAACGTGACCGATTCAGCCGCCAGATTGAACAACGGCCATGCGGCGCGAGCTGCTCCTCAATCGTCAGCTGTCCCCTCCGCACCCTCCTCTGACGTCACTCGGTCAGAGTCTGATGCGGACAAGTCCAGTGCATCCCCTGCTGACTGGGACACTGATACCGATgcggaagaagagaaaaatgcCCAAAGTCTTTCAGGGATAAAAGCGTCCGCTTTACGGTCTCCACATCTGCAAAATTGCTCAACCCCCGTGCACCTGTCAG AAGGACAAGTGGAGGAGATGGAAACCCAAGCCTTTCTTAAACCCTCTCTGGAGCCATTTGAAC GTGGTTTCTACGGTACGGTAAGATCTGCAGCCGTTCCTCTGTGCTTTGACAgccaggaggaagaggaggacttTGCTGTGGCCAAGACGCAGTCCTTCGTCCTTCGGCCCAGACGGCCAACCCCAAGCCGCGACGTTGACGCATTGTCCGGCGAGGACACCAATGAGCTGCCGAGCGGAGGAGCGTCTTTCCAGCTCGACTTGTCTGACGGCGGCTACCAACAGAGTGCGCCCCAAGCCCGGGCCTGCGTCTCGGATACCCAAGCTAATAGCTCCAGTGCAGACGGGATAGCATGGAGCATGGAGCCTACCCAAGCCTACGAGGCACCACAGGTAAATGTTGCCTTACAAGAAACGCAGGCCTATGCTTCAGAGCCCGATAGTGAATATGAAGAAGAGCCAAAGGAAGATGCTGAGACACAAACTTTTGACTCTTTTTCCCTTGCTTTGGCGGAAACCCAACTCGCAGCTGCTTTTCAGGAAGAGGATCTTTCGACGACAAACACTCCCTTCGCCCCTATAAATCCAAACCGGACggccaaaacaacaaatgtgagCCAATGTCATTATGTTGCTGTGACCATTGCTGGATCCCAGCCCAGGTGTACAAGAGAAGCCGTGCAATCTGTTCCGGTGGtgggaaaaacaaactcaaagCAGCCTCAGCTAGAAGAAGCAACTCAAGCATTTACGGCCACGGTCATGGTGGAAAAGCAGGCCCGGGCTGCAAGTCAAACGGAAGATGAGCCCATTCTTGATGaagcaatttggagtggtcgcCGTTTGGCTGCTGATTGTCAGCCTCTGGGTATAGCTGCCACTCAGCCCATGGCTACAAGTGCAAGTGACGATGAGGATGCGAGTCCACTTTTGGGTGCCGGAAAAGTCCAGGAAAGTGATGGCACAAACTGGCAGCACAGCAAAGTGCAACTCGACAGTTTGTGTGTTACAACCCAGCCTCTGACTCAAAATGAGCACCTGGACAGTGATGATGAAGACTTCACTCCAGCCTTCCATGGAAGCAAATTACAGCTTGATCAAGTGAGACAAGCCTATATAATTTCTTACACTTTAGCTGCTAATCATCCGTTCACCAGCGTAGCCCTGACCCAGCCCACGGCTTCGCGTGTAACTGACATTGAAGACTCAATCGAAGAGGAGCCACAACCCAATGCCAATCGTTCTGTTGGAACGCCACCTGCAAGTGTTGCTGCCACCCAGCTGATGGCTGCAAGTGAACATGAAGAGGAATGCTCCATTCGAGTCTTGCGCGATCCAGATCCAGGGAAGAACAGAGCTGAAGGCCAAGAGGGCGGCAATAAGCTCTCGTCAGGAACTTCAATGCAAGTGGAAGAAAAGCAGACTCGCCCTAATCTTGAGGAAGATAAATCGGGCCGCggtcaagacaaaaaagagaCTCAGATGCTCATGAATTCCAAAGTTCCTTCAGCTGGAACTCAACCCGTGTACACGTGTGAAGATGAGCAGGCCGACGGCATGATCTTGAGCCCTGGAATTGTGCGAATCAGAGAAAAGGACGAGCCaagggaaaaaagacaaacaagaagCTACAAAGCTAAAGGAAGGCTGGCAGACTCAAGGCCTGCTGCCAGTGAGCTTGAGGAAGGGGCCACGGGCCAGCACTCTGAACTTCGAGAGGTCCAAGACAGGAAGCAAGAGAGACAACAAGGTAGAAATGCACAGAGGGAAAGGAAGGAACGCAAAGAAACCAATCGGTCAAAAACGGTGGAGGATCAAGAAAGACATGAGGAACACAAACCGGATCAAGCACCTCAACCAAACCTAGAGGCAAAAGCAGAGCCCACAGCAAGAGCCCGAAGAGCAACAAGAAGAACCATCCCTGTTCTTCCCCCAGAAGATGTCCCGGCTAAGAGGACCAGATTGCGCTCCAACTCTGTCAGCTCCGAGGTGTCCGCTTCAAGCGGCCGAGGGAACAGAGGCCAAATGCCCAAGACGTCCAATGGTACCGAGCAGGACGGTCACGGCACTTCTCCCCTGGGGGCGTTTACCAGATCCAGCTCCTCAAACTCCCTCGTTCCGGACATGTCTTGCGACAGCCTCGGCTCTTTGAGCGGAACAGGAGGCGGACAACGAGGAAGTAGGCGCAGAACGAAACCCAGGCCCAGTACGGTCCCACCTGTCTTCAGGCAGAATCCCGCTCCAAGGCCTTCGCAGAGGGGCAAGAAGGCAAACGTGTTCCTTGCTGCGCTTTGTGATGAAAAGGATGAGAAGCCAAAATCAAAACAGGCAACTGCCACAACGAAGCGTAGGCGAGCAAATGAACCCTTGTCAAGGGAGGGGAACAACTCCGCTGGTGAATCTCCCCTACCAAAAAGAAACATCAGGGGCAAAGTTCACAAGACTGTAAAAAGCAAAGCCTTCGAGGCTCTGGAAACTCCCCTGGGCAGCGATCAAGTGGAAGCCAAAGACCAGGCGGGAGGAGCAAAGAgagtgttgaaggcagaagtGCAAGATGAGAATCCCGTTTCAGTCCAAGCCAAGAGAAGAGCCAAAGCGTCGTCTGCTCAGAGGGACAGCAAAGCCAAGGAATCACCGCCTGACGCCGCCTGCCAGGATGGAAATGTGTCATCTTCTGGTGGAGGTGTCCAG CCTCGCACACCTATCGGCAGCAAGAGGCAAACGCCAGACGCTCGCATGAAATCCTTTCCTGTGACAGCGAGGTGCCGACCGCCTGAAGCGAGCCGCACGTATAAG GTGCTGTTCACGGGTGTGGTGGACCTAACCGGGGAGAAGATGCTGGGTCGTTTGGGAGGCTTCCTGGCCAACGGCACCGCCGACATGAACTGCCTGGTTACCGACAAGGTGCGCAGGACTGTCAAGTTCATGTGCGCTGCAGCCAGAGGGATCCCCATCGTCAACATATGCTGGCTGGACGAG AGCGCTAAAGCCGGGAGCTTCCTGCCGCCCGACGCCTTCATCGTCAGCGATCCGGAGCAGGagaaaaaattcaatttccGCCTGAGGGAGTCTCTGAGGCTTGCCGGCAGCCAGCCTCTCTTACAG GGCTACAAGATCCACGTCACCAAGTCGGTGCAGCCCGAGCCAGCCCAGATGAGCGAAATCATTTCCTGCAGCGGAGCCACATTCCTCCCGAGGATGCCTTCCTCACACAAG CCTCACACGGTGGTGATCTCTTGCACGGAGGACTGGCCGCTGTGCCGCGCGGCCGTCTTGGCGTCGCTGCCGATCGTCTCGGCCGAGTTCGTCCTCTCTGGAATCCTGCAGCACAAACTGGACTTTGATGCTCACAAGCTGTCCGACCCGCCGCCACGGCCCAATGACGGCAGACGGCGGAGCAGTCGGCTCACGTAG
- the tubb5 gene encoding tubulin beta-5 chain yields MREIVHIQAGQCGNQIGAKFWEVISDEHGIDPTGTYHGDSDLQLDRISVYYNEATGGKYVPRAILVDLEPGTMDSVRSGPFGQIFRPDNFVFGQSGAGNNWAKGHYTEGAELVDSVLDVVRKESESCDCLQGFQLTHSLGGGTGSGMGTLLISKIREEYPDRIMNTFSVVPSPKVSDTVVEPYNATLSVHQLVENTDETYCIDNEALYDICFRTLKLTTPTYGDLNHLVSATMSGVTTCLRFPGQLNADLRKLAVNMVPFPRLHFFMPGFAPLTSRGSQQYRALTVPELTQQVFDSKNMMAACDPRHGRYLTVAAVFRGRMSMKEVDEQMLNVQNKNSSYFVEWIPNNVKTAVCDIPPRGLKMAVTFIGNSTAIQELFKRISEQFTAMFRRKAFLHWYTGEGMDEMEFTEAESNMNDLVSEYQQYQDATAEEEGEFEEDAEEDA; encoded by the exons ATGAGGGAGATTGTGCACATTCAGGCCGGCCAGTGCGGCAACCAGATTGGAGCCAAG TTCTGGGAAGTGATCAGCGATGAGCATGGCATCGACCCAACGGGGACCTACCACGGCGACAGCGACCTCCAGCTGGACAGGATCAGTGTCTACTACAACGAGGCCACAG GAGGCAAATATGTGCCTCGCGCCATCCTGGTGGACCTGGAGCCTGGCACCATGGACTCCGTGAGGTCCGGACCTTTCGGCCAGATCTTCAGACCTGACAATTTTGTCTTTG GTCAGAGCGGCGCCGGAAACAACTGGGCCAAGGGTCACTACACGGAGGGTGCTGAGCTGGTGGATTCGGTCCTGGATGTGGTGCGCAAAGAGTCGGAGAGCTGCGACTGCCTGCAGGGCTTCCAGCTCACGCATTCCCTGGGCGGAGGAACCGGGTCGGGGATGGGAACTCTACTCATCAGCAAGATACGAGAGGAGTACCCCGATAGGATCATGAACACCTTCAGCGTGGTGCCTTCGCCCAAG GTGTCTGACACCGTGGTGGAGCCCTACAACGCCACTCTGTCCGTCCACCAGCTGGTGGAGAACACGGACGAGACCTACTGCATCGACAATGAGGCGCTGTACGACATCTGCTTCCGCACGCTGAAGCTGACCACGCCCACCTACGGAGACCTCAACCACCTGGTCTCTGCCACTATGAGTGGCGTCACCACCTGCCTGCGCTTCCCGGGCCAGCTCAACGCCGACCTGCGCAAGCTGGCAGTCAACATGGTGCCTTTCCCCCGCCTGCACTTCTTCATGCCCGGCTTCGCCCCGCTAACTAGCCGTGGCAGCCAGCAGTACCGTGCCCTCACCGTCCCGGAGCTGACTCAGCAAGTGTTTGACTCCAAGAACATGATGGCGGCGTGCGACCCGCGTCACGGCCGCTACTTGACGGTGGCAGCAGTCTTCCGTGGCCGCATGTCCATGAAGGAGGTGGACGAGCAGATGCTCAACGTGCAGAACAAGAACAGCAGCTACTTTGTGGAGTGGATCCCCAATAACGTGAAGACGGCCGTGTGCGACATTCCGCCCCGCGGCCTCAAGATGGCTGTCACATTCATCGGCAACAGCACGGCCATCCAGGAGCTGTTCAAGCGCATCTCAGAGCAGTTCACTGCCATGTTCCGCCGCAAGGCCTTCTTGCACTGGTACACGGGCGAGGGCATGGATGAGATGGAGTTCACCGAGGCCGAGAGCAACATGAACGACCTGGTGTCAGAGTACCAGCAGTACCAGGACGCCACGGCCGAGGAAGAGGGTGAGTTTGAGGAGGACGCCGAGGAAGACGCTTAA